In Crinalium epipsammum PCC 9333, the following are encoded in one genomic region:
- a CDS encoding HAD-IA family hydrolase yields MQLPKVIFLDAAGTLFGVRGSVGEVYRELALRFGVDAPADVLNKGFFDSFKAAAPPFFQGVESADIPNCEFEWWREIALHTFQKAEVLNQFSNFTEFFQELYAHFATAEPWFIYPDVIPALEYWHKMGIEMGVLSNFDSRLYKVLQALELDQFFTSVTISSQVGAAKPNEKIFLTALEKHQCNSYEAWHIGDSLKEDYQGAIAIGLQGILLNRVEPLFPT; encoded by the coding sequence ATGCAGCTACCAAAGGTGATTTTTTTGGATGCTGCTGGTACGTTGTTTGGTGTGCGGGGTAGCGTTGGCGAGGTATATAGAGAACTTGCTTTGCGTTTTGGTGTAGATGCGCCAGCAGATGTGTTAAATAAGGGATTTTTTGATAGCTTTAAAGCTGCTGCGCCTCCATTTTTTCAAGGGGTAGAATCAGCAGATATTCCTAATTGTGAGTTTGAATGGTGGCGAGAAATTGCTTTGCACACTTTTCAAAAAGCAGAGGTTTTAAATCAATTCTCGAATTTTACTGAGTTTTTTCAAGAATTGTATGCTCACTTTGCTACTGCTGAACCTTGGTTTATTTATCCTGATGTGATACCAGCTTTAGAATATTGGCATAAAATGGGTATTGAGATGGGGGTGTTGTCTAATTTTGATTCGCGTTTGTATAAGGTTTTGCAAGCTTTAGAGTTAGACCAGTTTTTTACTTCTGTTACTATTTCTTCACAAGTAGGAGCAGCTAAACCAAATGAAAAAATATTTTTAACAGCTTTAGAAAAACATCAATGTAACTCTTATGAAGCATGGCATATTGGAGATAGTTTAAAGGAAGATTATCAGGGTGCGATCGCTATTGGATTGCAGGGCATTTTACTCAATCGTGTTGAACCTTTGTTCCCCACATAA
- a CDS encoding ureidoglycolate lyase — protein MNETQILKRISAQLITPVLFQQYGQVIYPSNDGNFYDDNDAQLNLNNGIPRLYIMRLNHQGRQFNKITRHVKCTQCLGSLAGKEWLIAVAPPSFTNKPLPEKIVAFRIPGNCFIKLEVGTWHSGPYFDDEFIDFYNLELSDTNINDHETCNLLSTHNIQFEINLIDEKFNY, from the coding sequence ATGAATGAAACTCAAATACTAAAAAGAATATCAGCACAATTAATTACACCAGTTTTATTTCAGCAATACGGTCAAGTAATCTATCCTAGTAATGATGGCAATTTTTATGATGATAATGATGCTCAATTAAATCTTAATAATGGTATTCCTCGACTATATATTATGAGGCTTAATCATCAAGGCAGGCAATTTAATAAAATTACCCGTCATGTAAAGTGTACACAGTGTTTAGGTTCATTAGCAGGAAAAGAGTGGTTAATTGCGGTTGCACCACCTTCTTTTACTAATAAACCTCTACCAGAAAAAATTGTTGCTTTCCGCATTCCAGGTAATTGTTTTATTAAACTAGAGGTAGGCACATGGCATTCTGGTCCTTATTTTGATGATGAATTTATAGATTTCTATAATTTAGAATTAAGTGATACTAATATTAACGATCATGAAACTTGTAATTTATTATCTACCCATAACATACAATTTGAAATAAATCTGATAGATGAAAAATTTAACTATTAG